TTCGTGCTTGAAGTAAGGTGAGAAATGAAGTAGCCATGGCTGCCTTGATTATGGTTTAATCTATTTAATGGTTACAATTTTAACCCCCTAAACGCAATATTATTGAATTGAGTGCGGTTAGATCATAAAGGATGGACAGCACCGAAAGTATCGGGAGCTTACAACGTCGATAACGGCGATTGTGAGCTCTTTTTGCTTTCCAATAATTAGGTTGCTGCTATAATGAAGATCTGGATGATTCCATTTACGTCCGAATCCATTCAACAGTTGTATACACTTTTTGAAGGAACGGAGATTCATGTTGATAGCATGTTGATGAAAGAGTGCAGCCTGTTCAACAATGAAGTTCACATACAGGATCACATTCCAATCTATTCATGGAATGAGTCGATAAAAAGTTCTTTCGTTTATGCACTGCAGCTTCGAGGTTATAGTAAAAAAACGATAAAAGCTTATTGTAGTCAAGTCCATCGATTTCATGCTTTTGTACAGCAGCAAAATCAGAGGATGGGTCACGAGAAATTGATTCAGAGTTATTCCTTACACTTACTTCATAGGAAATGTTCTCATTCCTATGTTAATCAAGCGCTCAGCGCGATCAAATTCTATGCTCAAAAAGTATTATTGCATGAGGAAACAGTCTCTTATGTTCGCCCTAAGAAAGAAAAGAAGTTGCCGAATGTGTTATCGATGAACGAAGTGATGTTGATCTTAAAAGCACTCCATAATTTAAAACATCGTGCGATCCTATACCTTACTTATTCTTCAGGATTACGGGTAGGGGAAGTGGTCCGGTTGAAAACTCAAAACATTGATTTCGAGCGAAAAACACTTCGGGTTTCTCAAGGCAAAGGTCGAAAGGATCGTCTTACGCTATTATCCGATACAGCTATGGATATGGTTCAACCGTATTTACAACAAGAAAAGCCTGAGAAGTGGATGTTCCCAGGTCAACACCCAGAGCGCCATATGACTGAACGAACGGTTCAAAAAGTGTTCGAACAAGCACGTACTGCCTCTGGAATCCAGAAAAAGGTTAGTATTCACGCCTTACGCCATTCATTCGCTACTCATCTATTGGAAGGTGGAATAGACATTCGCTTCATTCAAGAGTTGCTCGGTCATCAAAGTGTACGCACCACCGAAAGGTATACACATGTGAGTGTGAAGGACATAAGAAGAATTAAAAGTCCGTTAGATCAATTGGAAGAGGAGATTACGGGAGAGGAGTCGTAAACATGGTTGGTGAAGGAGTGTTCATGAAGTTCGTGAACACCCTAAAGAGATGATACTTTTGCGATGTTCGTGAAAAAGACGTTATATGAAATCCCTAATTAAATAGTATAAGGAGAACAAAATGATTAATATTTTTTGTGATTTAGAGAAAAGTACAAGAATTATAGTAAATCAAAGGATTAACGACTATTTAGACATTTACATGACTTTTTATAGAGATCTAGGACCTGAAGAAGGATTTCGTTCACTATTCCCACCAATGATATGGATTGAGGATGATGAGAAATGTATAAAAACCATGATAGAACTAGATGTATGGACAAGAGATGAATATTTACATCATCTTAAACCTATTCATGAATTTGCATTGTATCAAGTTTTATGCCAGACAAATAATGAATTAACTGAAAGAGGGGAAGTAGTGCAAGAAACTCATGATGAAGATATAACTGAAGACGAGTATATATTGAGCAATCCAGACAATATAGACTTCTATTTAGATATTTTATTTCAAGATCATGATTTTTTATGGGTAGCAGATTATCTAGACGAATTTTTTAACAACCCTATAAACTTTGTGGAAAATCGAGATGTTGATCTTGATGATTACCTTGATTTAATGCCAACTGATATCAGAGAAGGGTATCGTAGTATTAAAAATTCTCTTTACCCTGCTAATATTAAGGCTATAAATAGAAAAACTATTCATTCACAAGAAGATTTTTTAGAGCATATTGAAAGCATTATTAACTATTATGTGCATTCAATTACTCTTAAAGATGCTTATAAACTGTTATGGAATGATAATGATCTTGCAAAGAAAGAAAAAAGTGCACAGCAACTTTTTAATTTTATGAGTGGAATATATTGTGAAGATAATAATATTGATATAACTCCTGAAGCTGAAACTGGGAGGGGACCAGTTGACTTTAAATTTTCTTTTGGTAATGCTTTTAAAACTTTAGTTGAAATTAAATTAGCCTCAAATGACCTTGTTAAAGGATTGAAAAATCAAACAGTTCAATATATGAAATCAGAAAGAGTTGATCACGCATATTATCTTGTTATATTAATGCACGATGAAGAACAAAATAAAATAGAAAAGTTGATAGAAAATGCTGATGAAATAAGTAGTAATTCCAAATTTAAAATTAATACAATCATTATTGATGCTAGGAGAACTAACAAACCATCAGCATCAAAGATACGATAGTATTTCAAAGAAGTAAGGGACTTCATATAACATAATATTCATGCTACGGACATTCGTCCTTGGTCCGGCAGGGGGAATTCGAAGAAGCTGGGGCAGCCGGACACATCCGACTCCGTCGGACGTCGTGAATACGGTAAAGTTATACGACAGAATCAAAAAAACAAAGAGAGCCAACAGGCCCTCAATCTAAAGATACATGTAATTCGTTATGTAGGTAAAGAGCGTCCTTAAAACCTTGTAAGTAGATTTCACGTTCTAAAATAGCTTGAACAGAAAGGTCCGCATCATCATAAAGGAATAGAGTCTTTTGTATATCCTCTGGTAGTAGTTCATGTAACTGCTTAAAGTAAAGGTTCCGATCAGATGAGAACTGGTTGTAGCTGAAGTTGTTTTTGATAAGCTCGCCATATAAAGATTCAATTCGATTACGGATCAGTGAATCGAGTAAGATTTCTAAAGAATTATGCATAATTTAACACCATCCAGTTCATTTGATTTTGCAAATAAAAGTTTAACTTATTGAATATAATTTTACCATATCGAACATTCAAGTCAAGACATGTTAAAGATTTTTTTGATAAAGAAAATATACTTTCATATAATTAAAGAAAAATTCACTTCGCGTGTGAAAGGAATATCAGATGATTAGTTACAAACCTTTTCAAAAATTATTGATCGACAGGGAAATTAAGAAGCAGGATTTACTTAAAATGACGGGGATTTCATCTGCTACAATGGCGAAGCTCAATACGAATGAATATGTTTCGCTAGAAGTAATTGATAAACTATGTACAGTTTTAGGTTGTCAGCCAGGAGATTTATTGGAACATATAGCAGAGCAATGACAGATTGGGATCAAGAATGAATGTTGGTTAATCTAAGAAGCGATTCCGTCGTATAACATAATATTCAAGCTGCGGCTCCTAACGGAGCCTTGGTCTGCCAGATGGATTTCGAAAAGGGAATCCAACAGACAACCCCTTGCGGGGTTCATGAATACAGACACGTTAGGTGAAATCCCCGTAAAGATGAAATCTATAATATTAAGTCCATACAAAGGAGCTTAAATAATGAATAGAATGACACGTGATAAAGCCATGCAATATGCCAAATATCGATTGCCTTTTTCAATAGAAGCAAGTAAATATGTTATTGATATAGCGAATGTAAGTGAAGGTGTAGTTGCTGATATTGGTGCAGGAACAGGACTTTTGACAAAACATTTTGTTGGTAATGTAAAGAAGGTATTTGTAATTGAACCTGATTTTGAAATGCGTGAACTTGCAAAGGAACTGATTGGGGAAAGAGAGGATGTAGAATTCCAAGATGGATTAGCTGAGAATACAAATCTGCTTGCACATTCTATAGATCTAATTGTAGCAGCCAATGCTTATCATAGATTTCATCCAGAAAGTACAATTAAAGAATTTAAAAGGATACTTAAACCTAATGGAATGTTAGCTGTTTTTTCATATTATGATGACTCAAATTTTTTCAGGGATACATTGCGAGTATGTAACGATGAACAATATGTTAAGCGATTGACTGAGTCTAGGCACATCAAACCAGTTCAATATTTTTATGGAGACTCAACACCAAATAGATATTTGTTTAAACAAGAGCATAACGAGACATGGGATGAATATTGGGGGGCAGTTATCTCTAGCATGGAATCACCGGATGAGAGAGAGGAATGGTTCGTAACATTTCAAGAAGCACATAAACAACGATTCAATGATTTGGCAAGAGATGGTGTAATTACAGTAATGTACGATACAGAAGTGTGGCTAGGACAACCAAAATATATATAAGATCCTAGGTTTGAAATTCAATGAAGCCGGGGGCATCACCTAACATCGCATTCCTACAGCGGGGCATTAGCCCCTTGGTCGCCGGAGGCATTTCGAGGAAGAGGATTCAAGCGACACATTGATTTCCCTAAGATAAGAGCTATCTAAGGGAAATCAACGTCAGGAATGCACATACGTTATCTGAAAGATCGGCAAAAATCATAATAGAAAACATTGATGGGAGAGCATTTTATGAGGCGCCTGGTAATCATGACGGTTGGAAAAACTCATAGTGGAAAAACCACTTTTGCTAAAGAATTAGAATCTGAACTACAACAAGCCATAGTCATTGATCAGGATAATCATGCTGAATTTATTAATAGCCATTATAAGAAACTTCGCCCTATAGAAGGTCCTAATACTTTTAAATTTTCTATAACAAATGCTATTGTTAACTATGCTATGGAGCAAAGCGATTTCCACATTATCTTAAGCAATTCCAATTTAAATAAATCAGGAAGAACAAATGTACTCCAGAACTTTCATGACAATGGATTTGAAAGTATTATAGTCCACTTTAATTTACCAATTGATTTATTGAAAGAACGTGTTACACAAACCCAAAGAAGTAAAGCTATATTTAGAAGTGCCTTGAACTTTTTGGAAGTATTGGAGAGACAAGAAAATACGATAGAAATTCAACCTACTAAAGATGAAGTTAATTATCTATTTGACATCAAGGACCCCAATGATACTTTGGAAATTATTCAACAAATAAAAGAGATAAGTGAATTTAGATAATTCGAAGATGGCCGATCCATCAGATAACATGGTATTCACGCTGCGTCGCTATCGCTCCTTGGTCCAGCCGAGGTAGAAGAAGTGGAGTCAAAGAGGCATTTCATTTGCAGAGAAGCTAAATCAGCCGGACAACCCTGCACTGCCTAACCGCGTCGCGGCCACTCCCTACGGTCGTTTAAGGCAGTGAGTGTTCGTGAATACAATAACGTTAGGTGAAATATTCGAAGAGCTTTTAAACCATAATAATGGGGGCATTTTAGATGCAAATTGAACAAGCCTTAGATTCAGAAATAATTACTAAACTCAATAGAGATATTCAAGAATTACATTTTTCACTGTATCCAGATCGTTTTAAGCCTTTCGATTTTAAGACGATCAATGAATTCTTTAAGAAAGTAATGGAGAATCCCAAAAATCTATTTTTAATTATTAAAGATAATGATCAATCTCTTGGTTACGTTTGGTTAGAATTCAGAGAATATCAGGAAAGTGCATTTACTAAAAGCTCTAAATCCATATTTGTACATCATCTTAGTATTTCGAAAGAGCATCAAAATAAAGGATATGGTTCATCGTTAATGGATAGAATTTATGAAATTGCAGAAAACAATAGTATTAGTAGGATTGAATTAGATTATTGGTTAGATAATGAAATAGCAAAAAGGTTCTATGAGAAGAATGAATTTATTAGATATCGAGAATTTGTATTCAAACAATTATAAGGGCGGAAACGTAAGAGATGTGCTAGCAATTCAGGAAGTCGAATACTTCACCTAACATTATATTCACGCTTCGGAACCTGGCGGTTCCTCGGTCCGCGAGAAGCGATTGGCAGTGAAGCGAAATCAGCGGACACATCCGCATCGACTAACTGCGCAAGCGCAGCCTTAAGTCAATACTTGAGCAAAACAATGAAGAATTAATTAAATCAAAAGTCTAGATTTTTTTATTACTCTAGTTTAAAACTATAATAAATTGATTACCTAAGTAACAACTGCTGATTAATTACATATTTATGTTATTCTACAAATATGATATGATTCTTGATAGGTTGTTCGTTTTGCTCAACAAAAGGGTAAACCCCCACGGTTCCCTCAACACTATAAAGCGGATTGGAGTGTTGCTTATGAGCAAAATTTGGAGTTGGTTTGATGGAATTGAAGTTACTGCAATGCCTCCTTATGTTGCTATTCAGTTCAAGAAGCCACAAAATTCCGCCAATGTGGGGCAAAGCGAATAACCTAGAACCCTCCAATAAAATGGGGGGTTCTTTTATACAGAAAACATGTAATAATTTAATTTGATCAATTAATGATTAATAAAATAGTTGCAAATATAATATGGAATAAAAATAAAAAATAGATTAACTGAAATGAATAATAAATTAATAAAAACAATAGGTAATAATCTCGGAGAAGCCAAGTACATCGCATAACAAAGTATTCACGCTGCGGGGCAATCGCCCCTTGGTTGTCAGATGTATAATCATGGAGGAAGCTCAGACAACAAACGACCCAGCCTAAGATAAGAGCTATCTAAGGCTGGGTCATTTCGTGAATACAAAAACGTTAGATGAAATCTCTGCAATATTTATTTTAAGTAATTCTAAGTAGAGAGGGTAAGAATCTATGATAAATGTTTCTTATTTAGCATTAACAGAACCAATTAAAATCATTATAGGTGCTTCATCGCAGAACTATGAAGGATGGATACAAACGCAAGAGGATGAACTGGATTTACTAAGATTAGAAGATTGGGAACAAAGTTTCAAAGATCGCAGAATTGAAGTAATACTATCAGAGCACGTTTGGGAGCATTTAACTTACGAAGAAGGAGTTCAGGCTGCAAAGATTTGTTACAAGTATTTGAATACGGGAGGTTATATTCGTTGTGCAGTTCCTGATGGATATTTTCCAAATGAAGAGTATCAGAACATAGTCAAGATTGGTGGCCCAGGACCACTGGATCACCCGGCAGCAAGTCATAAGATAGTACATAATTATAAGACTATAACTACTATGTTTGAGGAAGCAGGCTTTGAAGTAGAGTTATTAGAATATTGTGATGAAGATGGGGAGTTTTATTTTAAAGACTGGAATCCAGAGAATGGATTTATCTATAGGTCTAAGAGATTTGACCATCGAAACCAGAACGGAAATTTGGGATTTGTATCGTTAATTATTGATGCAAAAAAGAAATAATTGGATAGTATCTCGAAGAAGGCAGAGACATCATCTAACATAATATTCACGCTACGGGGCTCACGCCCCTTGATCGTCCGATGTTATAATCATGGGAGATAACTCAGACGACACACGAGCCGACCTAAGATAGGAGCTATCTAAGGTCGGCTCGCGTCGTGAATACTGAAACGTTATAGGAAATCAAAACATATTTGTGGGGGATTAACAAGTGAAGATACTTAATCAAGTTCAAGAAGATGAAGTAATTGCAGAATTCTTACTTGCAGAGATTAATTCAGATAGATTTAAGGAAGGAATATTAAATGCTCTTAGAGATCATGATTTAAATTTACTTATTAAACCCAATTTGAATGATCAAACCGAGAACAAAATTAGACGAGATATTCTGGGTCAGACAAGAGGATACGGTCGCAATACGGATTTGTTTGAGAATTTCCCTAAAGAAGTAAAATGGTATAAAGCTTTATTTAAGAAGCAAGATCTAAAGGAAGTAATGTACATCAACTATAGTTATTGGAATGAATTATCAAGTAATACTAGACTTCCTTTGCAGGCATCTAAGAATATCATGAATCAAATAGAAGTCTATGAGATTAGTAATCAAGGATTTCTAGATATTAACTTAGTTCTCAAGAACGGTAAAGTATTTCCAAGATTAATATTTGTGTCAATGAATGAGAACTCGCAAATAGTCGTATTAGAAGGTCATGCACGGTTAACAGCTTATTTTATTGAAAGTGAATATATACCCTATGAACTAGAAGTATTAATTGGGTACTCTGAGAAGTTTAGTGAATGGGATTTGTATTAAGAACATTGTGTAGGTTGTGCATAGAAGGTACTGACATCCTATAACATCGTATCTGCGCTGCGGTCCATTCGGCCCTTGGTTCGCTAGAAGCGGTATGCTGAGAAGTGGATTCGGCTCACAACCCTGCGAGGCTAAGTCCTTCGGACCCGGTCGCTATGCTCCCTTAAGCCTCTCGGGTTCGCAGATACAGTAACGTTATACGAAATCCTTGTAAAATCATTAAGGGAAGGAGATTAAATGAGATATTTAATAGTATTAATAATTTTATTTTCTCTTATTACAGTTGGCTGTAACAATAATATTGATTTTAATCAATTAGTAGATTCATTAGTTAAAGCGGAGAAGACCATGAATAGTAAAGAGCTAGTTACTACTACTGCAACGAGTTCAAGTTCAAGTGATGGTATGATCAATATTAGAATTATGGTAGAAGATAGATTAACAAATGAACAAGCAAAAGAATTAGTCTTTGATTTCTATGATGAAATAGAAAGAGGAATTACAGATTTAAACCTGTTTAGAAAAAGCTATCAAATTAATTTTGATATAAAGTCTGAAAAAGATGGAGATATAATATATAAAGGGCAAAGAAATAAAGGTGAAGAGCAGATTTGGTGGCAGTTCTAGAAGACAAGGACATCGTATAACAATATATTCACGCTTCGGCAGAAAAGCTGCCTCGGTCCGGCATGAAGTTAGAAGTGGATTCCGTGAGGCATTTCAGTTGCAGGGAAGTGTAATCAGCCGGACACATCCGCACCGACTAAGCGCATCGCGCCCGGCGACATTCGTCGCCTTAAGTCGGTGGGACGTCGTGAATACGGGAACGTTATATGAAAGATCGGCCCTAATACCTTTTTGTAAGCAGAGTCGTTCGACCCGTCCATGGGTCTGAGGTTTTTTTGTTGTATTTTTTTACCGCAGATGATAGTGTAATGTATAAAGCCAACTAAATTAGTTGGAATTATAACTTGGAGGGATGACTTTGTCCAGAATTGCAAAGAATCTCACAGAACTTATAGGTAATACTCCATTATTAGAGCTAGCTAATTTTACAAGAAAACACCAAGTTAAATCGAAAATCATTGTAAAATTGGAATACTTCAATCCTGCAGGCAGTGTAAAGGACAGAATTGGATTTGCAATGATTAAAGACGCTGAAGAAAGAGGTTTGATAAATCAGAATTCAGTAATCATTGAACCTACAAGCGGGAATACAGGTGTAGGGCTAGCCTTCGCAGCTGCAGCATTAGGATACAGATTGATCATCACTCTTCCTGAAAGTTTCAGTGTCGAACGTCGAAAATTATTGATTGCTCTAGGAGCGGAACTAGTTCTAACACCTGCTCCTGAAGGAATGTCAGGAGCAATAAAGAAGGCTGAAGAAATAGCGGCAACTATTCCAGATTCATTTATACCTCAACAATTTAAGAATCCGGCAAATCCAGAAATACATAAAAAGACGACAGCAGAAGAAATTTGGAGAGATACTGAAGGTAAAGTAGATATCTTTATTTGTGGTGTTGGAACAGGAGGAACAATATCTGGAGTAGGTGAAATACTTAAACAAAGAAAACCTACAGTAAAGATTGTCGCAATAGAGCCTTCCGACTCTCCAGTGCTTTCAGGAGGCAATAAGGGAGTTCATAAAATTCAAGGAATCGGCGCTGGCTTTGTTCCTGATAACTTTAATAGATTAGTTGTTGATGAAATTATACAAGTAAGAAATGAAGATGCATTCGAAACTGCTCGCTTTCTGGCTAGATCTGAGGGATTATTAGTTGGTATTTCATCTGGTGCTGCGGCATATGTTGCACTACAAGTTGCAATGAGACCGGAAAACGAAGACAAGAACATAGTAGTACTTCTTCCAGATACAGGTGAACGGTATTTATCGACTGCTCTTTATCCAGAAGTATAAGAAAAGTGAGTGAGCAGCTACATAATAGTGTAGCTGCTTAGCTTTTTTGTGAACCGACATCGTGTCTTTATTCGAAGAAGAGGGCTGATCCATCAAATAACATCGTATTCACGCTTCGGGGCATTCGCCCCACGGTCCGGCCGGAGTTAGGTGTGGATTCGATGAGGCATTTCAGTAGTAGAGAAGTATAATCAGCCGGACACATCCGCACCGACTAAGCGCATCGCGCCCGGCGACTTCGTCGCCTTAAGTCGGTGGGACGTCGTGAATACATTAACGTTAAGTGAAATACAAGTAAAAACATAGAGAGGCATAAACCATGAATACTAATGATATAGAATTCTTTGGCGATATGGACATTATAAGAAAAAGACTGGCTACCCTTGATTCGAATTTTTTTGAGACGATCTACAACAAGGACTCTTGGTACATAAAAGCGCAAGACTTATTTTCTGCGGCAAATGTTTTGAAAACCAGCATTCAACAAGAATTGAATAACAGGTTAAAAAATGAATCTGCATCTTTAAAAATTATGTTAGATTCAACTAACTTATCAAGTTCTTATATGCTGTTAGTTGGCTTTGCATTAGAGAATTTTTTGAAAGGAATTTTCATTGCACGAGAACCTCATAATCAAGAAAGTTTAAATAAAATGTTTCGGTTGAGTCATAATCTTAATGATCTTGCAGATCACTTAGAAATCGAAAAAACAGAAAATGAAAAGGAAATACTAACAAGGTTAACTAAGTATACGATTTGGGATGGTAGATATCCGACCCCAAGCCAGAAGAAAGAAAAGGAGTTTTCAAGTTCAAGAGGGATATTTTTATATAACATTGATTTTAAGATCATTGAAGGCTTAGTAAAGAAATTAGAAGCTGAGTTTTATGGATTCGAAGAAGACTTGTACATCACTTAACATAATATTCACGCTGCGGGCATACGCCCTTGGCCCGGCATTCGCCGGACACCCAGCATGCGCTGGGTCGTGAATACAGGAACGTTATGTGAAACCTATGCAAAGTAAATTCTCAAGGGGGTGACCCAATGAAGAGAATAATGGTAGTTGCTCTGATGATGATGTTATTTGCTGGTTGTAGTCCCAAAGAAGGGACCGAAATAAACCGGACTCTAAATGAAGGTGGAGGATTTATTTTAGAAGTAACTGAAGATCGTATTTTAGTGATTGAGAAGAAATATATGAATAAGACTTGGAAGGATATTATGGAGGAGTATGTCGGAGAAGCAATATGGTTAAGAACCAATACAAGAAACTTAAAACCTGGTCAAAAAATACATTATAAAATTAAGGGTGGAATCGACGAATCATACCCCTCACAAGCAGAAGCCAAAGAAATAAAGATAGTAAAGGAATAACATTTGGAAGTATTCAACGAGGGCATAGGCATCACATAACAGAGTATTCACGCTTCAGGACTATCGCCCTTTGGTTGTCAGATGTATAATCGTGGAAGAAAGCTCAGACAACAAACACCCCAGCCTTAGATAAGAGCTATCTAAGGCTGGGGTGTATCGTGAATACAAGAACGTTATAGGAAATCATCGTAAATCGTAACATCAAATTAAGTACCTATTGGCATTAATATCCTCAAGTGAGCAGCAAAATCGCAAAGCACATGATTATCGTGAAAACATTGATTATTCTCATGATAAAATTAATAATGTATACATAGCTTATCAAGGAGGCGGTTCAATTGGTAACCATGAATATTCGGACAGAAACTAGAAGGATAGCGCCTACTCGTCCATAAACTGCGTGTTTCTTTCATGATGAGGGCAACCAGTACATGCAAGAATATCAAACTATAAAAATGAATGATTTTTCAAATGATCAGATCAATCAAATCAGAATGCTAGAACAGTTGTGCAAGATATACGATAAGTCAAGTTTGAGGGTGGGGATCGAAAGCCTTAAAGAGATATATGGAGATCAGGCTTTTCTTTGCCAACACGAAGATCAGTTAATCGGTTTTCTAAGTTGGTATTCTTCAGATGGGATTGAAGCTAATATTAATAGTATGGTTCATCCGCAATTCCGCCGTTCTGGTGTTTTTCGGGGATTACTTAAAGGGGCAACGTCGGAGATGCAAATGCATGGCATCCTTACTTGCCGTTTCAGAATTACATCAAACTCTGAGTCAGGTATTGATTGTATAAGACATTTAGGGGCTAGCTTTAGTTCATCTGAATTCTCTATGACCTTCAAGGGCGTAGAAGTTACAAAATTATGTTTCGGAGACGTTAATTTGCGATTGGCTGTAGAACAGGATTTAGAGTTTTTGATTAAGTGTTTATCTCAGGCTTTTGGAGATTCAGAGTCTTGGACTAGGAAGTATTTGAGCCATACTAAAGAGCCTTCACGTATTACTTATATTGCTATGGACAGTCTGACACCAGTATAGGGATGATTAGAGTTAATTGTCTTCATACGAATACTGCTATTATCCATGATTTTTGTGTGCTTCCCGCAATTCAGGGGAGAGGATATGGCCGTGAAATTCTTTCGAGGGTAGTTAAGCTTTTGCAAAGTCAAGAGTATTCTCAAATCCGCTTGAGTGTAGTTACTCAAAATAGACGTGCATTAAGTCTTTATCAGTCAATAGGATTTGATGCTTCTTCCAAATCTCTTTATTATGTGATCCCTATTAATAACATTTAGTTGATTAAGATAAGGAAAAGAACTAGTTACAAAGTAAAAGATCTTGTTGGTATATCAAAGAAGACGCTGACATCCTATAACATAGTATTCACGCTGCAGGGCTATCACCCTTTGGTTGTCAGATGCTAATCATGGAAGGAAGCTCAGACAACAAACGACCCAGCCTAAGATAAGAGCTATCTAAGGCTGGGTCATTTCGTGAATACAAGAACGTTATAAGAAATCAGCGCAAAAACTTAAAACCCAAAAGCAAAGCAAATTTTTCCTTGTTAAACTAACGGGCAGGATAGTTTAATGGTTACATAAACATCACTTATCTATTATTTAGAGAATATCCATAATAGAATTTGGAGTTGATAGAATGAAATATGTTGAAGATAGATTATATGCAGAGCAATTGTTAAATGAAGCAGAAATATTAAATCCTGGACCTTGGGTTCAACACTCAAAAAACGTGGCAAAGGCAGCCGAATATATAGCGTTAGATTTACTAAAGGCTGGATACGAAATTGACCCAAATATAGCTTATACAAGTGGACTATTACATGATATTGGTCGATATATAGGTTTTACCCCTTCAGTCATTCATGCACTGGATGGCTATCTATTTATGATTAATAAGGGCTTCGAGGGCACTGCTAATGTTTGTATTACACATGAAATTGCAATAACAGATTTAGAGCTAATTAACGGTTGGACGGAAATCCCCCTTCACGTACAAAAACAATTAAGTGCACTACAAAATCAAATTGAATGGACAATCTATGACAAACTAATAAGAGTATGTGATGCATTAGCAGATGATAAGGGATTTTCAACAATAGAAAAGAGAATCGTATCGGCTGCCATTAGAAATGGAGTCAATTCTAATTCTCCAATTTCATGGAAATACTACTTCATTATT
Above is a window of Paenibacillus sp. FSL K6-1330 DNA encoding:
- a CDS encoding GNAT family N-acetyltransferase, with amino-acid sequence MQEYQTIKMNDFSNDQINQIRMLEQLCKIYDKSSLRVGIESLKEIYGDQAFLCQHEDQLIGFLSWYSSDGIEANINSMVHPQFRRSGVFRGLLKGATSEMQMHGILTCRFRITSNSESGIDCIRHLGASFSSSEFSMTFKGVEVTKLCFGDVNLRLAVEQDLEFLIKCLSQAFGDSESWTRKYLSHTKEPSRITYIAMDSLTPV
- a CDS encoding ATP-binding protein, which codes for MRRLVIMTVGKTHSGKTTFAKELESELQQAIVIDQDNHAEFINSHYKKLRPIEGPNTFKFSITNAIVNYAMEQSDFHIILSNSNLNKSGRTNVLQNFHDNGFESIIVHFNLPIDLLKERVTQTQRSKAIFRSALNFLEVLERQENTIEIQPTKDEVNYLFDIKDPNDTLEIIQQIKEISEFR
- a CDS encoding class I SAM-dependent methyltransferase; this translates as MNRMTRDKAMQYAKYRLPFSIEASKYVIDIANVSEGVVADIGAGTGLLTKHFVGNVKKVFVIEPDFEMRELAKELIGEREDVEFQDGLAENTNLLAHSIDLIVAANAYHRFHPESTIKEFKRILKPNGMLAVFSYYDDSNFFRDTLRVCNDEQYVKRLTESRHIKPVQYFYGDSTPNRYLFKQEHNETWDEYWGAVISSMESPDEREEWFVTFQEAHKQRFNDLARDGVITVMYDTEVWLGQPKYI
- a CDS encoding YobA family protein, whose protein sequence is MKRIMVVALMMMLFAGCSPKEGTEINRTLNEGGGFILEVTEDRILVIEKKYMNKTWKDIMEEYVGEAIWLRTNTRNLKPGQKIHYKIKGGIDESYPSQAEAKEIKIVKE
- a CDS encoding helix-turn-helix transcriptional regulator yields the protein MISYKPFQKLLIDREIKKQDLLKMTGISSATMAKLNTNEYVSLEVIDKLCTVLGCQPGDLLEHIAEQ
- the xerA gene encoding site-specific tyrosine recombinase/integron integrase; translation: MKIWMIPFTSESIQQLYTLFEGTEIHVDSMLMKECSLFNNEVHIQDHIPIYSWNESIKSSFVYALQLRGYSKKTIKAYCSQVHRFHAFVQQQNQRMGHEKLIQSYSLHLLHRKCSHSYVNQALSAIKFYAQKVLLHEETVSYVRPKKEKKLPNVLSMNEVMLILKALHNLKHRAILYLTYSSGLRVGEVVRLKTQNIDFERKTLRVSQGKGRKDRLTLLSDTAMDMVQPYLQQEKPEKWMFPGQHPERHMTERTVQKVFEQARTASGIQKKVSIHALRHSFATHLLEGGIDIRFIQELLGHQSVRTTERYTHVSVKDIRRIKSPLDQLEEEITGEES
- a CDS encoding GNAT family N-acetyltransferase — protein: MQIEQALDSEIITKLNRDIQELHFSLYPDRFKPFDFKTINEFFKKVMENPKNLFLIIKDNDQSLGYVWLEFREYQESAFTKSSKSIFVHHLSISKEHQNKGYGSSLMDRIYEIAENNSISRIELDYWLDNEIAKRFYEKNEFIRYREFVFKQL
- the cysK gene encoding cysteine synthase A; translation: MSRIAKNLTELIGNTPLLELANFTRKHQVKSKIIVKLEYFNPAGSVKDRIGFAMIKDAEERGLINQNSVIIEPTSGNTGVGLAFAAAALGYRLIITLPESFSVERRKLLIALGAELVLTPAPEGMSGAIKKAEEIAATIPDSFIPQQFKNPANPEIHKKTTAEEIWRDTEGKVDIFICGVGTGGTISGVGEILKQRKPTVKIVAIEPSDSPVLSGGNKGVHKIQGIGAGFVPDNFNRLVVDEIIQVRNEDAFETARFLARSEGLLVGISSGAAAYVALQVAMRPENEDKNIVVLLPDTGERYLSTALYPEV
- a CDS encoding SAM-dependent methyltransferase, giving the protein MINVSYLALTEPIKIIIGASSQNYEGWIQTQEDELDLLRLEDWEQSFKDRRIEVILSEHVWEHLTYEEGVQAAKICYKYLNTGGYIRCAVPDGYFPNEEYQNIVKIGGPGPLDHPAASHKIVHNYKTITTMFEEAGFEVELLEYCDEDGEFYFKDWNPENGFIYRSKRFDHRNQNGNLGFVSLIIDAKKK